A segment of the Diachasmimorpha longicaudata isolate KC_UGA_2023 chromosome 5, iyDiaLong2, whole genome shotgun sequence genome:
TATCCTGTCGATATTTTTGCGAGTTGATACCGCATTACTCAACTTAGTTTTTAATCTAATGCATTTTCCGATACTAAAAGTGCATTATATTGTAAATACTTTTCCAGGGctgaagatatattttttgtgtTTGGTGTGTTTAATGCAACGTAGTGGAAGGGCTTCCTATAAATATTCCCACCATCAAGATCTGATCCTCTCTGGAGGTAGGAGCTACTGGTGGCTTGTTGCTCGACAttgtggaaatattatagtacAACTCACTGGGATTTTCGCGAATCGTCCAATGAAGTGACACGGTATTTCTATTTTCAAGGAGGATTCCCCGAGAATTCACCGGAAAGAGGATTTGAAAACACAATACATTATGTGTATTTCAATTTGGTGAATGTTCAGATACTAAAATTGATTCTGCGGCCAATTGAACTTCGAGTTATTACCATTTCCAGTCAAGCCTTTTGCTGCTAAATCAAGGGAAAGAAATTGTACTGTatgtttttaattatattatgcTGTAATTATGGAACTTGCCGTCCTATTCGTCTAGCAGTACTACTGGAGAATGCTCAGTGCTCGCTTGGTTTCAGTTTGGAAGGCATAAATTAAATCTGGAGTAATGAAGAAAGCAAGTGGCCCAGTTGAGCAACACTCCTCCACATTATCTACCTCTTCATAAGCAAAActtttcgattaaaaaaaaaataacgagagCCCCGCAAATATAGCTAGAGATCTCGAAACGTTTTCACAAGAATTAATTCATCGCGATTGAACTGATGAACGAGAGACGcagaaagtgaaaaatgagCAATAATAACAGGCATTCATAGCACGCTAACTTTATAGAAATATTAGTAAGCGAAACACTCCATTGAGAAGTGAACCACCCCTGGAATCGCGAAGTTGTTCGTTCCATTTTTCTTCAGCCCCAATCGCCTTGAAATAACAAAGAAATGTCTTGATTTCCCAACGATGCCGGTGAAGTTTCCGAGAAAATACAAGTAATGAAAATACAACAAACTTTATTTCCAAgtatttttcagtttcaaCTAGTGTTCGTAGATTGAAGCGTCGGGAAATGGAACATCATCCAGAAACCTCTGGAGTATTTCCGCTGATGCACTGCGGTCATAGCTCTATCTATCTCTCCTCACAAGTCATACATTCACATCTACGTGTATTATATTTATCAAACAATCTGCAACAATTCTAGTTAGCCTTTCCTTCACTAAAGTGCTCCAGGGCCTCTGTACGTCCGTTACTCCAGTCAAACTAATTTAACTTTTCACCACTGTCTTCGTGTGTTTCAGATCTGGACACAATGCTGTACAGTTACACCAATGGTATATATGTGCTGGATCATACGCCTGAATCCATGCCGGTGAGCAgttaatcaaattttctaaactttggggggaatattttttgtctttcgagatgagaaaatgagaaaattcgagAGGAGAGTTTGGGAACAATTGTCTAGAAAGTTCACGGCGTTAATTCGCTTTTAAGATGATTAAAATGGAAAGGTATTTAGGTAATTGAATTGTTGGATGGTATTTAAGTACATTCTGCGCGCCGGTGAATATATTAcgcagaaatttaaaaaataatattagaaAATAGAGTAAAGAGAAATAGCAACTGGGAAATGTCGTGTACCTTCTATTGAATGTACCTATGAAAAGAGCACCATCTCGGAGGATAACTAAAATGAAGGGAATCCACGATAGAAGGGGCTAAAAATTGGGGTAATTGAAGAGTGGGGTGAGAAATGCAGTAGTGAGCAAGGGAGGCTTTTATCCCCGTGTGCAATTAGTGATGGAGTCTGGTTCGGATTGTACGGAATTCCCCAGGCGTGCAATGTCCATATACTCACGTGGTACTAGTTCGCGAACAAATGGTATTGGTTTGGCTGATGAATGAGTTCAACGCACTTGCGATATTTTTCGCCACGTTCAAATAATCGATTCGctctcaaatatttttttctctaacgGAGAAAGAAAATCCCTTGCGAATGTAGAAAGTAATTAAAGCTTACTTAAACTCCCGTGAAAATGACTCaatacaatttaaaaaaaacttccgCTGTAATTGAAAGTACAATTGACAGTTCTCCCTACATCCGAAATCGATCGAATATCTCCACATCCGTAACTGTCGGAATTTTGCCTCCATTATCACTCGTCAACaaccattgaaaaatgataaaaactcTCAATAGTCCTCCAACAAAACATCGGTAAAATCGAGGTCAACCCAATCACCAGTAAACATCTTCGATAGTCAAGACACCCCGAGTACCGAAACAGTCGGGTGATGGTCTCAAATGGCCATTTTGAGGCGGTTGTCGTACAGCTGTGACAGGGGGTGGGAGCTCAAGTCTACAGTCCTGGAAGGGCCGACCGGAAACTCGAGCCGTCGAGCGGTTATCCTTCGGTCTTCCGCTTCGCTTGCACGACACGATCGTCCCCGTGCGGACCATATAACCGTTACGTCCGCCTCCGTGACTCAACTAGGGGTTTTCAGTTGTCTCATCGCAGCTTCGTAACAACCAAACTCATCCAAGTTTAACGTATCAAGGAAAATGAATCTAGGAAAGTGCCGATAGTGTTCGAACAATACCCATAGATCTTTTGTTTAAGGAACAggttcaataaatttcaattgaacgGACTTtatcggagaaaaaaaaaattgagtcaatGTGGCGCTCGTAAATGCACCCTGTGAATACCTTACAGCATCTACTATTAAATTTTAACGAAAGAGGTTCCATTGTGCGCAGGTATACGGCGCAAAGTTGAGtaaaagttaatgaaaaagTTCAGTAATTGTCAggggaattttttatagaaagaaACTATAGGTTTTTTCCACTAATTTTATCTCCAGAAATAGAATTTAtgtgaatagatttttttattggatattCTTCCTTTTGTTTTAATACTGTCTTCCTTATACATTAATCggtgtgaatattttttaatgaggatTATTCAGTTATATAATATGGACTATTCATTGGTCTTCGGGCTACGATggtatcattttttaaaaatgcctCCCCCAATATTTTAAGACTTTTTCTCCCTGTGCCTCAATTTTTGAACCAATTAATCGATGTGTCCGTCTCCTCTtagagaattaaattgaaaaattttcttttcaaggaCATGGACATGCTCCAGCTATTCGCATCACCAGCTGGCCGTGCACTGGTAACAGCCGACAACCACAGACGGCGTCGGGGTCCAACCTCGACGTCCTCATTGACGAGGGAATCCACATCGCGATCGAAAAATTCCAGAAGAAATACAACAACGAGTAGGTCCATCGGTACACCAAGTCCACCACCCAGACAGAGAAAATCCAGCACCGAGCTTTACAAGGAGGCTGTCGAGATACTCGGTCTCACGTGTTCCCTCACCGACAGCTGCCGATGCATCGAGTGTCAAGTGATCTATCTCTTCATTACATCATCCCAATTCCAGCGCGGacaccttttttttatttagaattcTCTCGCTTTGGTTTGCGAATTGATTTGTCCTTCACTCATAGTCCTCTCCCTCTCGAGCTTTTGATTATCGAATATCTTCCGATCAATCATTATCGCAATACGCATGAGTACTAAAGgacatttataaaaattaatggcgACGATAGACAATCCATAGCTCCCTTCATATGTCGAATAATTACTTGAAGTTTTATTCACAACGTAAATTCAccccattaatttattaaaaaattatgcaggAGTTCCGATTCGTCGAAAGGAATCACCTAGAGTCCAATTTGGGTGCCGCAAATTCCCAGAGTTTGTAGTTATTCCTCTCAGAACATAATGAACTCGGTGCGTTAACAGAATATCTCATGAAATTTATCCCGAATACTTAATTCCAATCCAAGAGTTTGCGGGTAACTACAGCCCTCAATTCTCTCAAATCCACTGTTTATTTCCTCCCGACTTTATTTCATTTGCCTGAACTGCGTAACTTAATTCTCGTCAAAATCGAATTGGCCATTTGTTGTGAAGCACCCCCTGCTACTCGAAGTTTCTCGACGAGTGTTGGTCCAACTGTCCTGCCTTTACCCAATTCAATCCCGAGTAAGTTGGACGTACCTGTGCACACTTACGCTCGAGTGTACATTAGTACACACACGATGGATCGACGTCGATAACTCGATGGCAATCGAATTAAGCGTTCGAGTAACCGTTCTCCGTTTGGACTTCTACAAGTGCTTGAAGCCACAGTTACGCCCTGACTGAAATCCTTAGTCGATCTGCCAGATATAGTGGGCCATTCGCCTTGGCTATATTCTGCTGTGTAAAATTCTTGCTGTATTTACTACTCCCTCGTAATCGTTGTCCTGGGAATTTCCCGAGAAATTTATCAAGTGAGGGAGAATTCGTTAAATCGCCAACATTTTCAATCTCTCAGTTTTAATACATTGAGTGAAGAAATTACGCAGTTTTACAAATGTAGAAATCTGGAGGtccttgaaatttttattggaatttaaatttattgttaCCAAGAGGGagcgtgaaaaataattgattttcaagTTTTCCTGATAAATCTCAACCCcagctatttttaaaaatgtcataTCAAAATTTAAATGACTCTTCACTTTGGAGGGAGATTTCTCCCAAGTTTCTAACAAAAGTCTAATTCTAAATTTAAATTCCTCATTACgactaaaattatttattgaatgtcGTAACTAAAAACAGTACAGCCGTTCATGTCATAGAACGGCTTCTCCACGGAGGGTTCTCAGTTTAATGAATCTAGAGCAAAGGTCACCTTGTTTCATGCGACATTCGTAAAATAATCTCAAACCCATTACTTCCAGCCTTGTCTCCCGTTCCATTCTACTGTTCTCACTACTccattattcaattcaattccaaGTGATAGTCATCCAACATTAATCATCTCCATTACATTCTGACTCATCACCTCGAGTTTGCCATGAAAACCGTTCAATCTCAATGCAATCTCGATTAACACCGAAATATCTCAGGCAATCTCAAAGAAACAGCGAACTCAGGACGTTTGACCTGCGAAATTCGTACGACTgatgaaattataattagCAAAATGTAATTTACGTTTCGATTTTTCTGAGTGTGCAACAATCTCCCATCAATGTCGCTTCTCACGTACGTGAAACGACCGATGGGGATTGGCCCTCTGCAGCACAGCCTGCTGCGCTCCTCACAGTGACTATCACTGTTATGTGTAATCTCGTATGACAAAGCCGCAGGGAGTCGATCGTGAGATCGGATTTCTCTTAGGGTAGTCAATTTAAAGAACCCCTCCATTCTATTACcgctgaaaaattatattagaactgaaaattgaattcagaaacaagaatcaaaataaaatcagttAGCGAATTGTCGTCTTTCTGGTTTCCAATTGAAACTGTATTCGATAATCATATATTTTATCATCCTGTGacctgttttatttttcaaaaataattgggacaaaaaattattttattatcatacTGTACTGGCAATTTTTGTTGGTCTCCCGTACAAAAAACGTAATTGCAAAAAACCGTTGATTAATTACCCAAGCTTATTCCAATAAATTGTCTCAATCTTCTTCGAAAAATAAACCTCTACAAATCTTTCCAGAGCAATTACTTCGACTTCGACGACGACTACGGGGAGTCGAGATCAGAGCTGGCGGCAGGTACACCGATACTCCTGGATCACGCTCTATCTCATCCACTGGCATGCTCCATACAGTAGTAGGAGGCTAGAGACACATGGAGAGACATTCGTAGCCCCTAGGAGTCTCGATCGATCTGTCAGCGGTCGCTCCGCGGGTGTGGACGTGCCACTTCTCTGCCTCGAGGACTCTAACCGGAGAAGGACTTCTTTTGGAATCCCCCTCACGCCTCTCTCCTCCCGTTGCCGCTCTTCCTTAGCTCCTCTCGCCGCCTCTTTATTTCACCACTCTGCCGTCTCGTATCAAGGCGTCTCTCCTCTACTCCTCAAGTGGAACGTGCGTCTCGAGTGTTAGAGGGGGGGAGAAAAACAGGGGCGAAGTCACCCTGTCGAAACAGaacgaaaaatataaagagaaaaaaaaaagtgtcagCGATAGTAGAAAGGGGACGCGTCACGCCAGACGAGAGTGTCTCTAAAGCGGCAACCAGGTGCATTCTCgcctttttttcatcaatttgggAATGTATCGACGTGTTCACTGTGTGTCAATAAATGTCAAAGGTGAAGGAACCGGGAGAAATGTGGAATGAATTCTGTAGAAGAGAGGCAGAACAAAAGATGAGTGAAaacttttattaaaaaatgttggaaataTTGGGAGAAATATTATACGGTTATAGGGCAAGAATGTCAGATTCTTTTTTACTGGGGAATTATTGGAACTCGTAATATGGGAAGTAAAACGCGGAGTCGGTGTGGCCACACAACATTTACTATTtaatttgggaatttttacaACTAATGAAACTACGACGTACTAGGGGAAACAATACGACTGAGGTAATTAAAATGAACTGGAGTGTGGCAGAAAAGTTACTACTGAATATAAGGAAAATTGAAGGTCGGTACACGGTTGGACCTCtgaaattccaataaaaaaatctcgagtTTTTAATAACCACTTATTCACGcgaaatttttctccattttgttattaagcAATCAGGTGCACTATCGAATATTCAATGGTATTAGCGTTCGAGGGGTTAAATGTTTATGAgaattgtaaaataatttaaacttggAATTAATTCACATTGTGCTACCTCTCCTCTACAGAAAGTTCTGAGAAAATAATGAACTCGACATAAACTCATTGGCCTATCCCGTCACTCATTGAATGCCGAGAAATtctaattatcaacaaaactCATTACATCACCTTTCAGATCTGAGGGCTCAATTAACCAATTCTTTTCAATCCCAATTCCCTCCCCCTACCATTTTTATACGATATCACATGAAGCCTCACTCCCGTCGATTCTCTCTTATTTTCTACTCCATTAAAATTCCCAGCAGCTGCAGTACGTGCCAAAAATATATGAACAAAGGAGAATTAATAAACGCCAAAGCTGAGATAAATTGAAAGCGagctaaataaaatcaatatgtCCAGATGATCGTCACGTCAGCAGGTCAAAGAAAAAGATATTAAGGATTCTTGTCCTttcttttacaaaattattcaattgagtatttttcaaaattagtgTGCCAAATGccaaatgagaataaaaaatttgtgccaaatgaaaaaaaacaatctccACTAAATTCGCCAAATGAACCATTTAGCACATCTGACCTGCACGATCGGCTTGAACACACGTTAATAATACGTACAGGCAACGTGTGAATAatgccgagtcatcggagcgTTCATGCCCCTCCTCGCAACCCCATTTAACCCACCTTCCAAACTCCATTTGAACCAATGCAAGCATGAACGAACATTGTACAGCCGTAATTAACGGACACTTGACCGATAAGCACTCACGCACAGCGTGAATGTGAACTGCATCAAAATGTTATTGCAGAATTTTAACGAAATAAACAAAcactaattaatttatagaaaaaaaaatgagagaaatggGAATACAAAATCTCATTTGTATTAATTAAAGGAGATGAGACGATATGGAAAATGAGACTCGATAACAAGTGTACCAGTTTTATTATCATGTGAGAATGTTTTCTAAAGGCTCTGGCTCAGTCCCAATTAGTTACTAAGATGCGTGTAATTATCGATTATTCGGAGTAATTAATACGGTTAATTACTGGATAAATACGTAAAACGAAATTCATTGGCCTGATGCTGTTATCGCAGTGGAGGTGTATTTAGATATGATGTTGATAGTTTATTATTGTAATTCGGGTAATTACTGAgtaattgaattgtttattgataaattcggTAGGAAATGGGGAAGGGCGAAGATTCCGGAAAAGAATCCATTCGtgttattttgttaatatttcTGAGAGCAGTGAATTCacagaaatatttcataaaaaatttttattaaaatcttttcaaatttttattttattgtaaaagTCTTGATTCACCTAAAGGAATTCTTCGATTCTAAATTCCGAAGTTTTTTAAACTGAGACGCAGACTAAAGCATTAAAAAAAGCGTAATTTTCATAAGAATTAAGCTCTGATATTCTCTCAAAATTCTATGGttctataaatattaataaaatactgAGAATGGAATATCcgttgtaattttttaaatcattccATTACAGGATTCATTGTGATAATAACATTGATTCATTCCGAATTGGTCATATttattggtgagacgattagAGCAATTATGACAATGAGTTCAGGCAGGTGCTCTAATTTTAATGGAAGAAGTAAAATTCGTGCCTATTATTGTCCGCAATGTGCAGAAATTAATTCCATGAATTTAATTGAGTTATGAATGAAAACTGTTATTTTGTTTCATACTGGGTTCAGTAGTTTATTCTTGGACAATGGTTCAGATTGTCTCAACGGCTTAATAACAGTAATTACGAATGACACTAGAGATGAAGTATTGCTAATGATGATATTAGGAAAATCAAGCTTACATTTAGGGAATAGAGTTTAAATCCGTGTTTCGAGAGAGTGTTATGCTGATCTGGTCAACAATTGCGGAATTCTACTTCGATTTTGGAGTCATTACTGAGGAATTAAATTACGTGATTCAGCAAAATATTGAagtatttaattcaattgcaaTAAAGAGAATCATTTACCAATAGATTTGCAAAATATTACGGCAAAATATCCTCGGCAAAAGAAGATTCgtacaattttaaaaattttctcgctGGTGCATTCAAGTCTTACCTATTCCTATCCTTCTCTACTTACACGATTTCGTTAATACGAGGTCTGAGGAGGAACTATTGCTATGGGGTAgttcaaaaacgaaaaactcaatgctTTTCGAAAAACACTGACAATGTTCTCTAATTCTTAtag
Coding sequences within it:
- the LOC135162882 gene encoding uncharacterized protein LOC135162882, with the translated sequence MLEAPPGSREDLVEAARTPCSPTDLDTMLYSYTNGIYVLDHTPESMPDMDMLQLFASPAGRALVTADNHRRRRGPTSTSSLTRESTSRSKNSRRNTTTSRSIGTPSPPPRQRKSSTELYKEAVEILGLTCSLTDSCRCIECQSNYFDFDDDYGESRSELAAGTPILLDHALSHPLACSIQ